The DNA sequence GTGAGGACTCGTACTTAttactgtacatttatataacGCTTTATTTAATCAACATAATTACCCTAAaacgttttacatgtaaaacaaagaacaattaatgaatgcatttaaaaaaggCATACAATAATGTTCAACTGAGGTTAACATAGTAACTAAGAGTAGTCAAGACTATAAAAGGTTATCATGCTGAAAATTTAtgagaattttatttttgtattaacCAGTGAAAACAGCTGTTTACAGTAATACAGAATTAcaaattaaatgtttaaaaGGATATgttttatgggttttttttaaaaacagcttATGAATTTTGGAATCAAATAATTCGAGTTAACAATTCGGACCTTCAGAGTTTTTATGCTTTCATGTTTTAGATTGGCGATACTTGTAATTAAACAACAACATGTAATTATGATGACTTgtaattaaaaacaacaacatgtaattatgatgacttgtaattaaaaaacaacaacatgtaatgatgatgatgtaaaaaaaaaaaaaaaccaacaacaacaaaaaaaaaacaaaaaaaaaaacctgttatatttttaaaaatgatttattagtttttgtcacatacatacataaatacatatacatctgCTCTCTGACTGATTCATTCCTTCTTTAATAGAATTATTCAACCTGTGGTTACTgctatacaaaaacaaaaacaaacccagcagttgataaaaaaaaaacaaaaaacaacctcAGTGGTAATCGCATATATTTGAAATGTTCAGGACAATAAACCTGATGTGTATGTCATGTTTTACACGAGTCTTTCAACGAATTATAAGGACGGCATTTTGTATGAGCCACTTGAAGTATAGATGGCCGATTTTCAATGTCAATAGATAAAATTTATTGTTACGGACTTCCTGTTCGTATCTTTCTCATCATTATTACTTCCTCATTAAGTCTGGAGACATAAAATATCGTCATATCCCACTAGGACTACTGGTAATAACGGTAGATGATATCATATATTATACAGTTATCTTTGAAATACAGTACCTTCGGACTAAGAGAAATCGTAAATTCATGTCGATTTTATCACATTCCCGTTTTATCAATGATGCAATATATCTTATGCGCTAATCTGGCTTCTGATCTCATCACATACATAACTTTATCTTATCTATAAGACAGCACTTTTAAAGTCGAATGTCAAATTGTTATTATCTTTcagaattttaacaaacttcgtTAGATAATTCTAGATAAGACGGGCGATAATTCCTGAATTCTTCTCTTTTAATCATTTGTTGGAGCCAAGAATTTCTATCTATTTGTAATCAACAAACATATCGGACtaaaaatatatgcatgaaATTTGTTTGCAgtacatttttctttaaattagcAATTGAGTTATTTTCGTTAGCCCCAAATTTCCagcaatatcaaaatttcagaTGATGTACGGCGTACATGAAATGAGGTGAACGAGAATTCAttcgttttttatttatgttttattttatttctttttttcgtatttttttcttttttatcctTTTCTAAGGAATGTGCTGGAGAGACTTGATAATTTGTGACTGATTTCAAGTGGGACCCTCCATTTCCTCTAACGACTCGATAACGAAGCGAGAAATCTAATATCGGCTTCAATTTTCTGGTCTCTGTCGAAAACTGACATTTCAAGCGATGAAATTAATTTGATATGATGCTCTGTAATAAATAgcattataataaacatataaaaaagGTCGATACTATTAATCGACAGTGTACAGTCGTTGCCTTTACGGAAACAAGACACGAAAAGCTATTTCTATTCTGTTTTTCTTCTCTCAACTTTGGAAATGCACAGAAAGGTTGATGAAATTGTCCAATATTGTCAAATAATTGTTTAGACATGGTTTTTGATGTAGTAATATGCTGCAATGATTGCCAGATACATATGTGCTTAATTTTATAGGTCTCCATTTGCTaattatgaaaagaaaaactaCCAGGCAAAacaactgaagaaaaaaatatgccaaTTTCAAAATGATCTGAAGCTATACTCGAGAATTATCTCAAATTGTTCTCCTCAATAATCTCAAGCTGTATCGAATGATGATACCCATGTCGAGAGGTTTCATTGTCGACCACCCTGGAAGTACTAATAAATTTGTTATGTACTCAAATGACTGACAAAACGCGATAATCTAACAGCTTATCAGTCACCCATTGTTAGGGGGCTCGACCTTTTGCACAACGTGGCAACTTTAGTTTTGAAACTGTAGATCTATTATTGTGATAGGTTATGCTCAGGTCGTCTTCTGCTTGTCTAATCTTCGTTTTGAGTGAAGGGTTGCTCGAAAGAATTTGCCCTTCCTTGTATACGACAGAAATATAGAAGTGTTTCAATGATCGGCCGCGGCCATGCTTACGTTATCCTCATTGTGGTAATCTGTTGTCAATTCATCAACTCAAAACAcgttttttaatgttgtttcaAACATTTAGTGCATATGTGAAACATACTACGTAGGCCTTAAGTTTTAACTAACAATCTGTGGATGCAAAATGATAGAATACATGTTGTCGGCAATAACAGCTTTGAAGTGTTCAAAACTTAAAACGAGACAAACACAAGTTAATAAACCGTAAGACTCATTTTCTAAAATTATTCGTCCACAGAATAATAAGCTACTTGTCCAGAAAGATCCCATCATAGACCAGAGATTGCAGGTCTGGGGGCTGTTAAAGACAGATTGTACTATAAAGTACTGACCAGAGATTGCAGGTCTGGGGGCTGTTAAAGACAGATTGTACTATAAAGTACTGACCAGAGATTGCAGGTCTGGGGGCTGTTAAAGACAGATTGTACTATAAAGTACTGACCAGAGAGTGCAGGTCTGGGGGCTGTTAAAGACCGATTGTACTATAAATTACTGGGAACAGATTTCGTGCatcaatgtttatttcatttgtgTTCTGTAAAATAACTCCTTGTATAAACACGCACAATTCATTCGGTGTTAAAGATGGCTTTAAAATATTGTAGGAATGGCAAGATGAACGACTTGTGTGGGATCCGGCAGACTACAATGGTCTGGAGACTTTGCGCATGCCCTGTGACAAGATCTGGCTTCCAGATATTGTGTTGTACAACAGGTATGCATAATTAACATTCTGAATGTTTTcgataaaaattgaaaataaaagtaccaatttgatcaattttaaaataaagtttgtaACTCTTCTCCTCAGTGCGGACGATTACACTTCCGGGTACATGCAGAGTAAGGCGATGGTAAGGTACGATGGGAACGTCTTTTGGCCTCCGCCAGCTAAGTTCCGGAGTTCCTGCAAGATCGACATCACCTTCTTTCCGTTTGACGatcaaatttgtaaaatgaaattcgGTTCTTGGACGTATGACGGCTTCCAAGTCGACATAACAAACAGAACCGCCATGGTCGACCTGTCGAATTACGTTTACAGTGGGGAATGGGAACTGATATCCATATATGGGATTCGTAACGAGGTGATATACCAATGCTGCAATATCCCGTACCCGGATGTGACGTTTACAATTATCATGCGTAGAAAGACGCTTTACTACCTGTTTAACATTATATTTCCCTGTCTTTGGCTGACCATCCTAAGTCTGTTGGGGTTTTGGCTGCCCCCTGATAGTGGGGAAAAGATTACTCTGGGAATCACAGTCCTGTTAGCCTTTTCCGTGTTTATGCTTCTCATTGCTGAAAACATGCCAGCTACATCAGAGTTTGTTCCTTTGATAGGTAATTATTACTACAATGTTGTCACGTGGGTGTAATTAAACCGGATGTTACATCAGGGATTCTGACTCCCGTGGGTTCTGTTGATGATGTAAAGCATTGTTCATGTTTCTATTCCTAAAACTTATTCCCACTAGGAAAACTAATAAATAGCAGAAAAACAAACCTGTAAACTTCTACACTCCGTCTTCCACTTATCATTAATACTTCAATCAATGCCCTTCACAATAGATATAATTCTAACAAGATCCCAGGCGTTCGCTTAAAAAAGTTCtataaaaatgtaagaaattcatatttgataaatGATATTATCTGACACGTTTTGTTTTGTAGGTATCTATTTGACAGTGACGATGGGTATGACGTCATTATCCATTATATTGACAGTGTTTGTGCTGCAGCTGCACCACGTGGGTCCGCATCAGAGACCAGTGCCGGGCTGGCTGCGGATTTTATGTGTGGATATCTTAGCTAGATTCATGTGTATGCGTCAGTCTCAGATTCCACAGCCATTTATGGAGGAGTTCCGTAAAGACGATCTGTGCTTAAcaactttttttgaaaatgttgaaaatggaaataCCGCGGGTACATGCAACGgaaatttacaacaaaattCCAATAACACAATAAATACTTACCAAAATGACAAATACCATATTGAAATGGAAAAAGACAAGACACACCAGAAGATTACGAATCATTTAAAACTGTTGGTGGAAAAACAGGACTACGAAGAAAACCACCAGGGCATTGTGCACGAGTGGCAGTTTGTGGCTCACGTGATGGACAGAGTGTTGTTCTGGATATTCCTTTTTGCTGCTGTAATATCGTCCATTTTAATTTTAGTTGTTAAGCCTTTATTAAAGCCCCCACTGCAGTaaacaacaaatatatttatttatttatgtctATAAAGCAGAAAAGATACCCGGAAGTGCTCAAGGCGCCATTGATAATAgaatcatacatgtaccaagttcCGAAATAGTTTTTCAGATAATTTCGTTAACTGCATTTATTTTTGATAACTCATAATAAACCCGCctgaatattttgtaatttagatattttgaaaagtaggaACGAGgacatatatacatgcatatcaaaTACATACTATTGATCAAgtacatattattttttcaaaggtCATTAAAACCCGAGTTCCTGTATCACGACAAGTGTTGGCAGGTTAAAAAACCCTCATTACTATGGCCCAGAGCGCTGtgcatgggtctaaatttgtggcacttcgcCTAAAGCTGCTGACGTCTCAAGATGAGAGAAAAATTCCCGAAGAAAtgttaaacaaaacaaaacctcGTTACTAATATAAAGCCTTAAAGTTTATACACTGTGATCAGAGATGAGAAAACTCGCATCAGTATggaaaatgttttatttgttcatttcttattcATATCATCTATTGTTAATATTGAACAATCTGTTAAAGATATTCCACGCCAAGCATTTCTATAAAATGTTCTCATCATAAGTAATAtgatattcatatattatgatgttacacttttaaaataattatttttgtttgtccATCTGTTCGTTGATAATTTGATTCTTATACATACTTTATCTAATAAACAACAAACTACTTATTACTTGAAGAATTCATGAAACAATCGTTAAATATAATGCAGCATATACAAAGAAACGTTTtaggtatttacatgtattttgttttctaaCAATTCCTATATACATGGACATATAAACAGTAAAACAAACGAGCGTAAATATTGGTGACAGTTCACAATGAAGGATGCAAGACACCCTCTACATTTACCTGTATGCATTTCAATTAATTAAGAATTTGTTGTTGGGTGTGGGAGATGATTAACTACAATGgaaggaatcactgtctagtttgttgggtGTGTGATGTGATTAACTAAACAGgaaggaatcactgtctagtttgttgggtGTGGGAGGTGATTAACTACAATGGCAAACCTGATGATTTACGTACTAGCGAATACATTATTTACGTACTGGCGAATACATTATATatctatttgaaataaatatcaaagtatAGTTTCAGAATATCAAAAATACTGCCAATTAGAAATTGCAATACACGTGGCATTCCATGTTAATTTCCA is a window from the Ostrea edulis chromosome 5, xbOstEdul1.1, whole genome shotgun sequence genome containing:
- the LOC125649395 gene encoding neuronal acetylcholine receptor subunit alpha-10-like isoform X1; translation: MSSVSRLLVIVMYFLTDVQKVALMKKIPDEQRLLKKILKDYDTAARPVYNASHIITVKFGLTLIQLADMDEVNQVLTTSVWLEQEWQDERLVWDPADYNGLETLRMPCDKIWLPDIVLYNSADDYTSGYMQSKAMVRYDGNVFWPPPAKFRSSCKIDITFFPFDDQICKMKFGSWTYDGFQVDITNRTAMVDLSNYVYSGEWELISIYGIRNEVIYQCCNIPYPDVTFTIIMRRKTLYYLFNIIFPCLWLTILSLLGFWLPPDSGEKITLGITVLLAFSVFMLLIAENMPATSEFVPLIGIYLTVTMGMTSLSIILTVFVLQLHHVGPHQRPVPGWLRILCVDILARFMCMRQSQIPQPFMEEFRKDDLCLTTFFENVENGNTAGTCNGNLQQNSNNTINTYQNDKYHIEMEKDKTHQKITNHLKLLVEKQDYEENHQGIVHEWQFVAHVMDRVLFWIFLFAAVISSILILVVKPLLKPPLQ
- the LOC125649395 gene encoding neuronal acetylcholine receptor subunit alpha-2-like isoform X2; translated protein: MPCLAFLCLSVLPVMSLAVIPDEQRLLQALLSDYNPAARPVYNASHILLVKFGITLAQISDMDEVNQVLTTSVWLEQEWQDERLVWDPADYNGLETLRMPCDKIWLPDIVLYNSADDYTSGYMQSKAMVRYDGNVFWPPPAKFRSSCKIDITFFPFDDQICKMKFGSWTYDGFQVDITNRTAMVDLSNYVYSGEWELISIYGIRNEVIYQCCNIPYPDVTFTIIMRRKTLYYLFNIIFPCLWLTILSLLGFWLPPDSGEKITLGITVLLAFSVFMLLIAENMPATSEFVPLIGIYLTVTMGMTSLSIILTVFVLQLHHVGPHQRPVPGWLRILCVDILARFMCMRQSQIPQPFMEEFRKDDLCLTTFFENVENGNTAGTCNGNLQQNSNNTINTYQNDKYHIEMEKDKTHQKITNHLKLLVEKQDYEENHQGIVHEWQFVAHVMDRVLFWIFLFAAVISSILILVVKPLLKPPLQ
- the LOC125649395 gene encoding neuronal acetylcholine receptor subunit alpha-2-like isoform X3; translation: MVLLCVLFKYVLVLVELTWLGQFLQLIIHDEVNQVLTTSVWLEQEWQDERLVWDPADYNGLETLRMPCDKIWLPDIVLYNSADDYTSGYMQSKAMVRYDGNVFWPPPAKFRSSCKIDITFFPFDDQICKMKFGSWTYDGFQVDITNRTAMVDLSNYVYSGEWELISIYGIRNEVIYQCCNIPYPDVTFTIIMRRKTLYYLFNIIFPCLWLTILSLLGFWLPPDSGEKITLGITVLLAFSVFMLLIAENMPATSEFVPLIGIYLTVTMGMTSLSIILTVFVLQLHHVGPHQRPVPGWLRILCVDILARFMCMRQSQIPQPFMEEFRKDDLCLTTFFENVENGNTAGTCNGNLQQNSNNTINTYQNDKYHIEMEKDKTHQKITNHLKLLVEKQDYEENHQGIVHEWQFVAHVMDRVLFWIFLFAAVISSILILVVKPLLKPPLQ